One Mangifera indica cultivar Alphonso chromosome 4, CATAS_Mindica_2.1, whole genome shotgun sequence genomic region harbors:
- the LOC123213105 gene encoding L-type lectin-domain containing receptor kinase IX.1-like, with amino-acid sequence MAIPSTKRSFLFQFFVIIILLLVKIRVLRALSFNFSSFRSNGENMSYQRAYPQNQVILLASGTGMFGRATYYKPLHLWDNATGNLTDFTTRFTFVIDSQNRSSYGDGLAFFLAPQGSMIPVNATRGGSFGLANDDERLNSTSNPFVAVEFDIYENHYDPPGVPEHVGIDINSLQSLKTVTWWSDVKGGRRNEAWINYNSSTKNLTVEFTGFRNGTIVKQYLDYKVDLRLYLPEFVTFGFSGATGNATATHTINSWEFRSSLEDSDSTNTGIAVNPNLSAGRKSSKTGLAVGLGIGGGVLIAGSILVGLACFGRNKDGKDEEENMDDEFQRGTGPKKFSYKQLASATDNFNDENKLGQGGFGGVYKGFIRDTNSYIAVKKVSKESKQGIREYASEVKIISRLRHRNLVQLLGWCHEKKNLLLVYEFMPNGSLDFLLFKGESLLPWELRYKIVEDLASGLLYLHEEWEQCVLHRDIKSSNIMLDSNFNAKLGDFGLATFIDHEKGSDATGLAGTQGYMAPECLKTRKTSKESDVFSFGVVALEIACGRKSIEHQYEEDQVSLVPWVWESYRTKRLLDTADKKLCMNFDKKQMECLILVGLLCAHPDRNQRPSLRQVIKFLNFELALPDLQPNMPASTYVHTLYTAALVDSSHAPSQSLTILR; translated from the coding sequence ATGGCAATCCCCAGCACGAAAAGGTCTTTTCTATTTCAATTCTTCGTGATCATCATCTTATTATTGGTAAAAATTAGAGTGTTGAGGGCTTTATCTTTCAACTTCTCCAGTTTCCGTTCTAATGGGGAAAACATGTCATACCAGAGAGCTTACCCACAAAACCAAGTAATTCTGCTTGCCTCAGGAACTGGCATGTTTGGCCGGGCCACGTATTATAAACCTCTGCACCTTTGGGACAATGCCACTGGAAATCTCACAGACTTCACCACCCGTTTCACTTTTGTCATCGATTCTCAAAATAGAAGTTCTTATGGAGATGGGTTGGCCTTCTTTTTGGCGCCTCAGGGTTCAATGATTCCGGTGAACGCAACGAGAGGAGGATCTTTTGGTCTTGCAAATGATGATGAGCGATTAAATTCAACATCCAATCCGTTTGTTGCAGTTGAGTTTGATATTTATGAAAATCACTATGATCCGCCCGGCGTCCCTGAACATGTAGGTATCGACATCAACTCTTTGCAATCTTTGAAAACTGTGACATGGTGGAGTGATGTCAAGGGTGGAAGAAGGAACGAGGCATGGATCAATTATAATTCTAGTACAAAGAATTTGACAGTTGAATTCACTGGTTTTAGAAATGGTACCATTGTGAAGCAGTACCTCGATTATAAAGTCGATTTGAGGCTTTATTTACCTGAGTTTGTAACTTTCGGTTTCTCAGGAGCAACTGGAAATGCAACTGCAACTCATACAATTAACTCGTGGGAGTTCAGATCAAGCTTAGAAGACAGTGATTCAACTAATACAGGAATAGCAGTAAACCCAAATCTTTCTGCCGGTAGGAAGAGCAGCAAAACAGGACTAGCAGTGGGATTGGGTATTGGTGGCGGTGTGTTAATTGCTGGGTCGATTTTGGTTGGGCTGGCTTGCTTTGGTAGGAACAAAGATGggaaagatgaagaagaaaatatggaTGATGAATTTCAGAGAGGAACTGGACCTAAGAAGTTTTCGTATAAGCAATTAGCAAGCGCTACAGATAATTTCAATGATGAAAACAAGTTAGGACAGGGAGGTTTCGGCGGGGTTTATAAAGGATTTATAAGGGATACAAACTCTTATATTGCAGTTAAGAAGGTTTCCAAAGAGTCTAAACAAGGGATAAGGGAGTATGCATCAGAAGTCAAAATCATTAGTAGATTGAGGCATAGAAATCTGGTGCAACTTCTGGGTTGGTGCCATGAGAAAAAGAATCTTCTActtgtttatgaatttatgCCTAATGGCAGCTTGGATTTCCTTCTTTTCAAAGGAGAAAGCTTATTGCCATGGGAGCTGAGGTACAAAATTGTTGAAGATTTAGCTTCAGGATTACTGTATTTGCACGAAGAATGGGAACAATGTGTATTGCATAGGGATATCAAATCGAGCAACATTATGTTAGATTCAAATTTCAATGCTAAGCTTGGGGATTTCGGGTTAGCTACATTTATTGACCATGAAAAAGGGTCAGATGCTACCGGTTTAGCTGGAACTCAGGGCTACATGGCTCCTGAATgcctcaaaacaagaaagaCCAGCAAGGAATCAGATGTTTTCAGTTTCGGTGTAGTTGCACTGGAAATTGCATGCGGAAGAAAATCAATAGAGCACCAGTATGAGGAGGATCAAGTTTCATTGGTACCTTGGGTTTGGGAGTCATATAGAACTAAAAGACTTCTGGATACAGCTGACAAGAAATTATGTATGAATTTTGACAAGAAACAGATGGAGTGTCTGATCCTTGTGGGGCTGTTGTGTGCTCACCCAGACCGTAATCAGAGACCATCCTTAAGGcaagttattaaatttcttaattttgagtTAGCATTGCCGGATCTTCAACCAAATATGCCTGCTTCCACTTATGTTCATACGCTATATACGGCTGCACTTGTCGATTCAAGCCATGCGCCTTCTCAGTCTTTGACTATTCTACGTTAA